The following are encoded together in the Blautia obeum ATCC 29174 genome:
- a CDS encoding sugar ABC transporter substrate-binding protein, which produces MKKRMSVVLSMALVMGIMGQCAIAVNAASKTDDDTLNITLINQGSGQPYIAAYKNCFEKAEKDLNIKVNLVDGGWDANQQANAIQNAISSGADGIVISPVDPSAVCTYVDEALDAGIEVCALTTQIGTGDAEDPVYPETVGLVGHIETEVGRTAMDIAAEALDRSGKIAIIEGTPGMSDTEGRKKGIDEENKEYPDIEVVSRVCGEWVVDKAYTAMQNIIQSNPEVELVICHSDNMAVGAAKALEDADMTDKVKIVGIGGSKDALDLIKKGEIYGTIMYVPETEAYTALEATAKVVRGEAEKETFYNVQDLPLFAETGDVCTQENVDKFTAEW; this is translated from the coding sequence ATGAAAAAAAGAATGAGCGTTGTTTTAAGCATGGCGTTAGTAATGGGGATTATGGGACAGTGTGCGATTGCAGTAAATGCAGCGTCAAAAACAGATGATGATACTCTGAATATTACTCTTATTAACCAGGGATCTGGTCAGCCATATATTGCTGCTTACAAGAATTGCTTCGAAAAAGCAGAAAAAGATTTAAATATTAAAGTTAATTTAGTAGATGGTGGATGGGACGCGAATCAGCAGGCAAATGCGATCCAAAATGCGATTTCTTCTGGAGCTGATGGCATTGTCATTTCTCCGGTAGATCCAAGTGCAGTATGTACATATGTAGACGAAGCACTAGATGCAGGGATTGAGGTATGTGCTTTGACAACGCAAATTGGAACTGGCGATGCGGAAGACCCTGTTTATCCAGAAACTGTCGGTTTGGTAGGACATATTGAGACGGAAGTGGGAAGAACAGCAATGGATATTGCAGCAGAGGCACTTGACAGATCGGGAAAAATTGCAATTATTGAAGGAACACCTGGAATGTCAGATACAGAAGGAAGAAAAAAAGGTATTGATGAGGAAAATAAAGAATATCCAGATATCGAGGTGGTGTCAAGAGTTTGCGGTGAATGGGTTGTAGATAAGGCATATACTGCTATGCAAAATATTATTCAGTCAAATCCAGAAGTAGAACTGGTTATATGCCATTCGGATAATATGGCAGTTGGAGCAGCGAAAGCACTGGAAGATGCGGATATGACAGATAAAGTTAAAATTGTAGGTATTGGTGGATCAAAAGATGCACTTGATCTGATTAAGAAAGGTGAAATTTATGGAACGATTATGTATGTTCCAGAAACAGAAGCCTACACAGCACTGGAAGCAACTGCAAAAGTAGTTCGTGGAGAAGCTGAAAAAGAAACTTTTTATAATGTACAGGATTTACCATTGTTTGCAGAAACAGGAGATGTTTGTACTCAGGAAAATGTAGATAAATTTACTGCAGAGTGGTAA
- a CDS encoding CaiB/BaiF CoA transferase family protein, giving the protein MKPLEGITVLDFSQFLSGPSATLRLADLGAEVIKIERPGGDIARTMYVSDCKIGNDSTLFHAINRNKSGISIDLKQKENLKKIEKLVQKADVAVFNFRPGVAEKLGLSYENLKEWNPRIIYGKISGYGEKGPWKSKPGQDLLAQSLSGVTWLNGNAENAPTPLGLSLADMFAGQHLVQGILAALIKREKTGEGVCISVNLMESILDIQFEMFTAYLNNGHKTPQRSRVNNANAYIGAPYGIYETKEGYLALAMASIVVLGRLLECKALEKYENPVEWATKRDEIKAILKEHLKTQTADYWLEILEANDIWCAKVMNWEELFATEGFKTLDMIQTIKKDDEPVFETTRCPIRIDGIKYFCDRPAPEVGEDNKLLL; this is encoded by the coding sequence TTGAAACCATTAGAGGGAATTACAGTTCTTGACTTTAGCCAGTTTTTATCTGGACCGTCTGCGACTCTTAGGTTGGCAGATCTTGGTGCGGAGGTAATTAAAATTGAACGTCCGGGCGGAGATATTGCAAGAACAATGTACGTTTCTGATTGCAAGATAGGAAATGACAGTACATTATTTCACGCAATTAATAGAAATAAATCGGGGATATCAATTGATCTTAAACAAAAAGAAAATTTGAAAAAAATAGAAAAGTTGGTTCAAAAAGCGGATGTTGCTGTTTTCAATTTTCGACCAGGAGTAGCAGAAAAACTCGGACTTTCTTATGAAAATTTAAAGGAATGGAATCCTCGGATTATATATGGGAAAATTTCCGGATATGGAGAAAAAGGTCCGTGGAAAAGTAAGCCGGGTCAAGATCTTTTAGCGCAAAGTCTTTCGGGAGTGACATGGCTTAATGGAAATGCCGAGAACGCACCTACGCCGCTTGGCTTGTCTCTGGCGGATATGTTTGCAGGGCAGCATCTTGTTCAGGGAATACTTGCAGCGTTGATAAAAAGAGAAAAAACAGGCGAAGGCGTTTGCATAAGCGTAAACCTTATGGAATCCATTCTTGATATCCAATTTGAGATGTTTACGGCATATTTGAATAATGGACATAAAACACCGCAGAGAAGTCGCGTAAATAATGCAAATGCGTATATTGGAGCACCGTATGGAATTTATGAGACGAAAGAAGGTTATCTGGCATTAGCGATGGCATCTATTGTAGTGCTTGGGCGTTTGCTGGAGTGCAAAGCACTTGAAAAGTATGAGAATCCTGTAGAATGGGCGACGAAGCGTGATGAAATAAAGGCAATACTGAAAGAACATTTGAAAACACAGACAGCTGATTATTGGTTAGAAATACTGGAAGCAAATGATATTTGGTGTGCAAAAGTTATGAATTGGGAAGAACTTTTTGCAACAGAGGGATTTAAAACGCTTGATATGATTCAGACTATAAAAAAAGATGATGAGCCAGTATTTGAGACAACTCGATGTCCAATTAGGATAGACGGAATAAAATACTTTTGTGACAGACCGGCACCGGAAGTCGGAGAAGATAATAAATTATTATTATAA
- a CDS encoding ABC transporter substrate-binding protein: protein MKKLKGITWAHSRGFTSIVAVSQRYAELHPDIDITWEKRSLQEFADAPVEKLAEAYDLLIIDHPWAGFAAKHKILLPLQEYLSEEYLNDQAENSVGASHNSYNFDGYQSALAIDAATPIAVYRPDYFTDKKIPETFEEVLGLARQGIVAYAGIPINLLMDFYMFADNMADKFFTDDCMVDEESGCEILEKMRELASYCPQEMFNWDPISVHEVMASENKIYYCPFAYGYTNYSRRGYAKYLLKANDVVSFNGVPLHTVLGGTGLAISAKTKYTEEAVDFAAYAASSEIQKTIFFDNGGQPGHRSAWLDGENNRRCMNFFQDTLYTLDHSYLRPRYSGYLEFQDNAGDFVREYVMNGGNPQKIICKLNELYLISKEEKG, encoded by the coding sequence ATGAAGAAACTGAAAGGAATTACATGGGCACATAGTCGTGGATTTACATCTATTGTAGCAGTATCTCAGAGATATGCTGAATTACATCCGGATATAGATATTACATGGGAGAAAAGATCGTTGCAGGAATTTGCGGATGCACCGGTTGAGAAACTGGCTGAAGCGTATGATCTTTTGATTATAGATCATCCATGGGCTGGATTTGCTGCAAAACATAAAATTCTGTTGCCGCTGCAGGAATATTTAAGTGAAGAGTATTTGAATGATCAGGCAGAGAACTCTGTTGGAGCTTCACATAATAGTTATAATTTTGATGGATATCAAAGTGCATTGGCAATTGATGCAGCAACTCCGATTGCTGTGTACAGACCAGATTATTTCACAGACAAGAAAATACCAGAGACATTTGAAGAGGTTCTTGGTCTTGCCAGACAGGGAATTGTCGCATATGCGGGGATTCCAATTAATCTTTTAATGGATTTTTATATGTTTGCGGACAATATGGCAGATAAATTTTTTACAGATGACTGCATGGTTGATGAAGAGAGCGGATGTGAAATTTTGGAGAAGATGAGAGAACTTGCATCATATTGTCCACAGGAAATGTTTAACTGGGATCCTATTTCTGTTCATGAAGTGATGGCATCAGAAAATAAAATATATTATTGTCCTTTTGCATATGGTTATACCAATTATTCTAGACGCGGTTATGCAAAATATCTTCTTAAAGCCAATGATGTTGTAAGTTTTAATGGAGTTCCACTCCATACAGTACTAGGAGGAACAGGGCTTGCTATATCTGCTAAAACAAAATATACGGAAGAAGCAGTGGATTTTGCAGCATATGCAGCATCCTCAGAAATTCAAAAAACAATATTTTTTGATAATGGAGGGCAACCAGGACATCGATCAGCTTGGCTGGATGGTGAAAATAATAGAAGATGTATGAACTTTTTCCAGGATACGCTTTATACACTGGATCATTCTTACCTTCGACCAAGATATAGTGGATATCTTGAGTTTCAGGATAATGCAGGTGATTTTGTGCGCGAATATGTAATGAATGGTGGAAATCCACAGAAAATAATCTGTAAATTAAATGAGCTTTATCTCATATCAAAGGAGGAAAAAGGTTGA
- a CDS encoding FadR/GntR family transcriptional regulator, which translates to MASNNDKKLTSTEIVIQEIAETILSGELKPGDKLLTERELAEKYQVTRSCVREAIRSLSLIGMLDIRPGGGSYVADSQKAIPANTVLWMYHQNLHEYGNIYAVRKLVETEVYLECFDHMTDAARNYIAQARDMLLNVNTETISAQEMEATLADIDLNIGNFCGNNILCKLMQTVITLRMEASLNILSLNSSRVSAVYYRCKILTAMLQDDRKIVKDSIRSFFKNSIKELNLNKKSNS; encoded by the coding sequence ATGGCATCAAATAACGATAAAAAACTCACTTCGACAGAAATAGTAATTCAGGAAATTGCAGAGACTATTCTTTCAGGAGAGTTAAAACCTGGCGATAAACTTCTCACCGAGAGAGAACTTGCAGAAAAATATCAAGTCACTAGAAGTTGCGTTCGAGAAGCAATTCGATCACTTTCTTTAATTGGAATGCTTGATATTCGTCCCGGTGGTGGTAGCTATGTTGCCGATTCTCAAAAGGCAATTCCTGCTAATACAGTATTGTGGATGTACCACCAAAATCTTCATGAATACGGAAATATTTACGCCGTCAGAAAGTTAGTTGAAACAGAAGTATATTTGGAATGTTTTGATCATATGACCGACGCGGCGCGTAATTATATTGCGCAAGCGCGAGACATGCTCTTAAATGTAAATACTGAAACGATTAGTGCTCAAGAAATGGAAGCTACTTTAGCTGATATTGATTTGAATATTGGTAATTTCTGTGGAAACAATATTCTGTGTAAACTAATGCAAACTGTTATCACCTTACGAATGGAAGCTTCTTTAAACATCCTTTCTCTTAACTCTTCAAGAGTAAGCGCTGTATATTATAGATGTAAAATATTAACTGCTATGTTACAGGACGATCGAAAGATAGTAAAAGACAGTATTAGAAGTTTCTTCAAAAATTCTATCAAAGAATTAAACCTTAATAAAAAAAGCAATTCTTAA
- a CDS encoding MarR family winged helix-turn-helix transcriptional regulator, with the protein MNSYETVNNILVRLFKDILDIEERALITSEYKDISVNDMHIMEAIGIQESKNMSTVAKTMSVTVGTLTIAINHLVKKGYIERTRSEEDRRVVLVSLSEKGEKAYLHHKIFHEKMVMAVLDSLNPQETKDLTKALLKLQRFFDDYGKE; encoded by the coding sequence ATGAATTCATATGAAACAGTGAATAATATTCTGGTGAGGTTGTTTAAAGATATTCTTGATATTGAAGAACGAGCACTGATCACATCAGAATATAAAGATATATCAGTAAATGATATGCATATTATGGAAGCGATCGGTATACAGGAATCCAAGAATATGTCTACAGTGGCCAAAACAATGTCTGTTACGGTGGGAACACTGACGATTGCAATCAACCATCTTGTGAAAAAAGGCTATATAGAACGAACCAGAAGTGAAGAGGACAGGAGAGTTGTCCTGGTTTCTCTTTCAGAAAAAGGAGAAAAAGCTTATCTTCATCATAAAATCTTTCATGAGAAGATGGTCATGGCAGTGCTTGACAGCCTGAATCCGCAGGAAACCAAGGATTTAACGAAAGCATTGCTGAAACTGCAGAGATTTTTTGATGATTACGGAAAAGAGTAG
- a CDS encoding CaiB/BaiF CoA transferase family protein translates to MKLLDGILVLDFSQYLAGPSCAMRLADMGARVIKVERPGSGDSGRKMTLENLVVGKDSMNFLAINRGKESFCANMKDPEDLKILKALIKKADVMIENFRPGVMKKNGLDYASVSQWNPGIVYATVTGYGQEGPWKTKPGQDLLIQSMSGLAWLNGNGGDPPAPFGLSVVDSYAGTHMAEGILAALIRRTKTKRGGLVEVTLMESALDMQFEGISTYLSNGHHLPVRATCNNAHPLLGAPYGIYETKDGYIALAMGSLEQLGRLLKIEKLFLYNSDKDAFIKRDEIKQIIADKLKTESTTHWLEILQKEDYWCSDVYSWEKMIESEGFKNLDFLQTFVFPNGESMTTTRCPISVNGEKMGSSLRGPLLGEHTEKIIEEMKLREEAAD, encoded by the coding sequence TTGAAATTACTAGACGGAATACTTGTACTTGACTTTAGCCAGTATCTGGCGGGACCGTCATGTGCCATGCGGCTGGCTGATATGGGAGCAAGGGTAATCAAAGTAGAAAGACCAGGAAGTGGCGATAGTGGAAGAAAAATGACGCTTGAAAATCTTGTGGTTGGTAAAGATAGCATGAATTTTCTTGCAATCAATCGTGGTAAGGAAAGCTTTTGTGCAAATATGAAAGATCCTGAAGATCTGAAAATTCTGAAAGCACTTATTAAGAAGGCAGATGTCATGATTGAAAATTTCAGACCGGGGGTCATGAAAAAAAATGGTCTGGATTATGCGAGTGTAAGTCAATGGAATCCGGGAATTGTTTATGCTACAGTTACCGGATATGGACAAGAAGGTCCGTGGAAGACAAAACCAGGGCAGGATCTTCTGATTCAGTCGATGTCTGGACTCGCATGGTTAAATGGAAACGGTGGAGATCCACCGGCGCCTTTTGGCCTTTCGGTTGTGGATTCTTATGCAGGGACACATATGGCAGAGGGAATACTTGCAGCATTGATAAGAAGAACAAAGACAAAACGTGGAGGACTTGTTGAGGTAACTCTTATGGAATCTGCGTTGGATATGCAATTTGAGGGAATTAGTACATATCTCAGTAATGGTCATCACCTTCCGGTTCGTGCTACTTGTAATAATGCGCATCCGCTTTTGGGAGCACCATATGGAATTTATGAAACGAAGGATGGATATATTGCGCTAGCAATGGGGTCTTTGGAACAGCTAGGAAGACTTTTAAAAATTGAAAAACTTTTCTTGTATAACTCAGATAAAGATGCATTCATAAAAAGAGATGAAATTAAACAAATTATTGCTGACAAATTAAAAACAGAATCTACCACACATTGGCTTGAAATTCTTCAAAAAGAAGATTATTGGTGTTCAGATGTATATAGCTGGGAAAAAATGATTGAATCGGAAGGATTTAAAAACCTTGATTTTCTGCAGACATTTGTATTTCCAAATGGTGAGTCTATGACTACCACAAGGTGCCCAATTTCGGTGAATGGAGAAAAAATGGGGAGTTCTTTAAGAGGCCCACTTCTTGGAGAACATACAGAAAAAATTATAGAAGAAATGAAACTTAGAGAGGAGGCGGCAGATTGA
- the trxB gene encoding thioredoxin-disulfide reductase — protein MENNIYDLAILGAGPAGICAAIYATRAKLNTIWLDRKFVQGGQIVDTYEVDNYPGLPGITGLDLGEAMAGHAEKLGLKPKREPVLSVTDEGEIKVIRTKKNEYHARAVIIACGATHRHLGIPGEEELGGMGVSYCATCDAAFFQEGTVAVVGGGNVAVEDAILLSRTCKKVYLVHRRDELRAEKILQDSLFACHNVELVWDSVPVSVEGEDKVTALKVRNVKTDEEKEISVDGVFIAVGIVPGSGKFKDLVKMDESGYIIAGEDGVTSTPGIFAAGDIRTKNLRQVVTAVADGANAVASVQRYLMEY, from the coding sequence ATGGAAAATAATATATATGATCTGGCAATTCTTGGTGCAGGGCCGGCAGGAATCTGTGCTGCAATCTATGCCACAAGAGCAAAGTTAAATACAATCTGGCTGGACAGAAAATTTGTGCAGGGCGGACAGATCGTGGACACATATGAAGTAGACAATTATCCGGGACTTCCTGGAATCACCGGACTGGATCTGGGTGAGGCGATGGCAGGCCATGCGGAAAAACTTGGACTGAAACCAAAGAGAGAGCCAGTTCTTTCTGTTACAGACGAGGGAGAGATCAAGGTGATCCGGACCAAAAAGAATGAATATCATGCAAGGGCGGTAATCATAGCCTGTGGAGCGACACACCGTCATCTTGGAATTCCCGGAGAGGAAGAACTGGGTGGTATGGGAGTTTCCTATTGTGCAACCTGTGATGCGGCCTTTTTTCAGGAAGGGACAGTTGCAGTAGTAGGAGGCGGAAATGTGGCTGTGGAAGATGCAATTCTTCTTTCCCGGACTTGCAAGAAAGTTTATCTGGTACACAGACGTGATGAACTTCGTGCGGAAAAAATTCTTCAGGACAGCTTATTTGCCTGCCATAATGTTGAACTGGTGTGGGACAGTGTACCGGTATCTGTGGAAGGTGAGGACAAAGTGACGGCACTGAAAGTACGAAATGTAAAAACGGATGAGGAAAAGGAAATTTCGGTGGATGGAGTATTTATTGCAGTAGGAATCGTGCCGGGAAGTGGAAAGTTCAAAGATCTTGTGAAGATGGATGAAAGCGGCTATATCATTGCTGGAGAAGATGGCGTGACAAGTACACCGGGCATCTTTGCCGCCGGCGATATCCGAACCAAGAATCTGCGTCAGGTAGTAACTGCAGTGGCAGATGGAGCCAATGCAGTGGCATCTGTTCAGCGCTATTTGATGGAGTATTAA
- a CDS encoding DUF885 domain-containing protein, with translation MKLSFHRPTSRILIAGTLCLVFLLGTILGWANTHLLSADNRFEQFTEELFQKEVSGNMLNLHYSLAYPEKKGIQRPKATLGTISLPSSQLTDTSSASLSNTSSEAEDFTSQTLKKLQTFKASGLSESNRPTLDMLLLYYKTQADYQDYSILYEPLSPSLGIQAQLPVLLAEYAFYQKQDIADYLNLLVSVEPYFESILAFEQEKSQQGYFMSDTTLDRVLDQCRSFIKEPDSNYMLDIFAEKLKSFGKLPQKEQDILIQKHKQILLNKVIPAYQNLILGLQSLRGTGRPSQGLAHLNGGKKYYEYLIKSQTGSYTPVREMQKRLAGQIAADMNNAQKILKQNPSLLRKLNSHFDLPEMEPQDILTALCQKTGKDFPALPETDYTVRYVHRSMQEYLSPAFYLTPPLDTRTPNIIYINPSDQRSNLELFTTLSHEGFPGHLYQTIFFGNTEPSDIRYLITSSGYIEGWATYIESYGYQYASNYLDDNDGSDYVCLTWLNRSINLCIYSLLDIGIHYYGWSQDEAARLLKLFGITNTNAISEIYQYIVETPANYLKYCWGYLCFLDLKTEWQTVLGNNFNPKAFHQYLLEIGPVQFPVLQKYMQKHLQKLTVKENGHSAAVNSDTKRRCSYLHLLLFSVIIKKSLQFQQCFR, from the coding sequence ATGAAGTTATCTTTCCACAGACCAACATCCCGTATTCTGATTGCAGGCACGTTGTGTCTCGTTTTTCTGCTTGGAACTATCCTTGGCTGGGCAAACACACACCTGCTCTCCGCAGACAATCGTTTTGAGCAATTTACAGAAGAACTTTTTCAAAAAGAAGTTTCCGGCAATATGCTGAACCTTCATTATTCACTGGCTTATCCGGAAAAGAAAGGGATACAACGCCCCAAAGCTACACTTGGTACAATTTCTCTGCCTTCTTCACAATTAACAGACACATCTTCTGCCTCCCTTTCCAATACCTCCTCTGAAGCAGAAGATTTTACATCCCAAACGCTCAAAAAGCTTCAGACATTCAAAGCCTCCGGTCTTTCTGAATCCAACCGGCCCACACTCGACATGCTTCTTCTGTATTACAAAACACAGGCTGACTATCAGGACTATTCCATCCTTTATGAACCTTTAAGTCCCAGTCTTGGAATTCAGGCACAACTTCCCGTCCTGCTCGCCGAATATGCCTTCTATCAGAAGCAGGATATCGCAGACTATCTGAACCTTCTTGTCTCTGTAGAACCATATTTTGAAAGCATTCTTGCTTTTGAACAGGAAAAATCACAACAGGGATATTTTATGAGTGATACAACACTGGACCGTGTTCTGGACCAATGCCGTAGCTTTATCAAGGAGCCCGATTCCAATTATATGCTGGATATTTTCGCCGAAAAATTGAAATCTTTCGGAAAACTTCCTCAAAAAGAACAGGATATTCTCATCCAAAAACATAAACAGATTCTTCTGAACAAGGTAATTCCTGCCTATCAGAATCTGATTCTTGGTCTGCAGTCCCTCCGTGGCACCGGCCGCCCAAGTCAGGGACTTGCACACTTAAATGGAGGAAAAAAATATTATGAATATCTGATAAAGAGCCAGACCGGCTCCTATACACCAGTCAGAGAAATGCAGAAACGACTTGCCGGGCAGATTGCAGCTGATATGAACAATGCACAGAAGATTCTGAAGCAAAATCCTTCTCTGCTTCGCAAATTGAACAGCCATTTCGACCTTCCCGAAATGGAACCACAGGACATTCTCACTGCTCTCTGCCAAAAAACTGGTAAAGATTTTCCGGCTCTGCCAGAGACAGACTACACCGTACGCTATGTACATAGATCCATGCAGGAATACCTGAGTCCGGCTTTCTATCTGACTCCTCCGCTTGACACCCGAACACCCAATATCATCTATATTAATCCTTCAGACCAGCGCAGTAACCTGGAACTTTTTACAACTTTGTCTCATGAGGGATTTCCAGGACATCTGTATCAGACTATCTTCTTTGGAAACACAGAACCTTCTGATATCCGCTATCTGATCACCTCCAGCGGCTACATCGAAGGCTGGGCAACTTATATAGAATCTTATGGATATCAGTATGCTTCCAATTATCTGGATGATAATGATGGCTCTGACTATGTCTGCCTTACCTGGCTGAACCGCAGTATTAATCTGTGCATCTATTCCCTTCTGGACATCGGCATCCATTATTATGGCTGGAGTCAGGACGAAGCCGCCAGATTGCTGAAACTTTTTGGAATCACAAATACAAATGCAATATCTGAGATCTACCAGTATATCGTGGAAACGCCCGCCAATTATCTGAAATACTGCTGGGGATACCTCTGTTTTCTTGATCTGAAGACAGAATGGCAAACTGTACTCGGCAACAACTTTAATCCAAAAGCTTTTCACCAATATCTTCTTGAAATCGGTCCTGTCCAGTTTCCAGTACTGCAAAAATACATGCAGAAACATCTCCAAAAACTGACAGTCAAAGAAAACGGCCATTCTGCCGCTGTAAATTCAGATACAAAAAGGAGGTGCAGCTATTTGCACCTCCTACTCTTTTCCGTAATCATCAAAAAATCTCTGCAGTTTCAGCAATGCTTTCGTTAA
- a CDS encoding dihydrodipicolinate synthase family protein, which produces MEKTKLIAASLSIFDNNNQVNDSEMLNLWNKLVEEGADGIFIGGSVGECFLLKNSERIHMFEEASRFAASTNRPLDIYAHVGALSTDEAIEMARAAKSAGIKHIASTPPFYFSLSRKEVAHYYYDLASAINDSVLYYDIPSSTHIDLNTDDPDIQSLLKSGVISAIKHTNLQSYRVNKIKSLNPNITIFGGFESRVIPMMGYHCNGFIGSTFNFMLPQYRKIIEVYHSSQSSKVYRMVQDTTSVLNVLLEVGLPAAIKYILASRYGIQAGEVRRPLLPLTLEAKKKIDEILNQKLFDVTSL; this is translated from the coding sequence ATGGAAAAGACTAAATTAATTGCTGCATCCCTATCTATTTTTGACAACAATAATCAAGTAAATGACAGTGAAATGCTTAATTTATGGAATAAACTAGTCGAAGAAGGGGCTGATGGTATTTTCATAGGTGGAAGTGTTGGCGAATGCTTTTTATTAAAAAACAGCGAACGCATTCATATGTTCGAAGAAGCTTCTCGTTTTGCTGCTTCTACTAATCGACCGTTGGATATCTACGCACATGTTGGCGCGCTCTCTACTGATGAAGCAATCGAAATGGCACGCGCAGCTAAATCTGCTGGCATTAAACATATAGCTTCAACCCCACCTTTCTATTTCAGTCTATCTCGAAAAGAAGTGGCACATTACTATTATGATTTAGCCTCCGCAATCAATGATTCTGTATTATACTATGATATTCCTTCAAGCACACATATCGACTTGAACACAGATGATCCAGATATTCAGAGTCTTTTGAAATCTGGTGTAATTTCAGCTATCAAACATACAAATCTCCAATCATACAGAGTTAATAAAATCAAGTCCCTGAATCCCAATATTACAATCTTTGGTGGGTTTGAAAGTCGCGTAATTCCAATGATGGGGTATCACTGTAATGGTTTTATAGGCAGCACATTCAATTTCATGCTCCCACAATACAGAAAAATTATCGAAGTGTACCACAGCTCTCAGTCTTCAAAAGTATACAGAATGGTTCAGGATACCACTTCTGTTTTGAACGTTTTACTCGAAGTCGGATTACCGGCAGCGATTAAATACATTCTTGCCTCTCGTTACGGAATCCAAGCCGGTGAAGTCCGTCGTCCGCTCCTTCCATTAACGTTGGAAGCAAAGAAAAAAATTGATGAAATCCTGAACCAAAAATTATTTGATGTCACTTCTCTTTGA
- a CDS encoding MaoC family dehydratase — protein MEQEIYYEDYEVGAERVTIGKTITEADVVIHAGQVGDFFPHHMDAEWCKTTEFGQRIAHGTLTFSVGVGLTATVINPVAFSYGYDHLRFIKPVFIGDTIHTKVTIKEKKDHKKRANMGFVTETLEIINQKGETVMVADHLLLCQKKNS, from the coding sequence ATGGAACAGGAAATTTATTATGAAGATTATGAAGTTGGTGCGGAAAGGGTGACGATAGGAAAAACAATCACAGAAGCCGATGTCGTCATTCACGCTGGTCAAGTAGGTGACTTTTTTCCACATCATATGGATGCAGAATGGTGTAAAACAACTGAATTTGGACAGAGAATTGCACATGGAACTCTTACATTTTCAGTTGGTGTAGGATTAACCGCAACAGTGATTAATCCGGTGGCTTTTTCATATGGATATGATCATCTCAGATTTATAAAGCCAGTATTTATTGGAGATACTATTCATACCAAAGTTACAATCAAAGAGAAAAAGGATCATAAAAAGAGAGCAAACATGGGATTTGTGACAGAAACTCTTGAAATTATTAATCAAAAAGGGGAAACGGTAATGGTAGCAGATCATTTATTACTGTGCCAGAAAAAGAACTCTTAA
- a CDS encoding C40 family peptidase translates to MKKKITAMLLAICCISSTWSVQAADFSSGSADVEMEIAEEDQEDEDFSDGEDDSVSGGDISAMANQIVAHAEVRAQEYQELKKEAKKYADAQEVARRAQEMKEETTRIREKALKEAAKRKEEKRVAKRQEVADFAVQFVGNPYVWGGTSLTNGADCSGFVMSVFASFGYALPRVAAAQYGASVKKDLSHMEVGDLVFYGNGISHVALYIGNGKVVHALNSNKGIVITDYNYDTPVGVGTYME, encoded by the coding sequence ATGAAGAAAAAAATAACAGCAATGTTATTGGCAATATGTTGTATCAGCAGTACATGGAGCGTGCAGGCGGCGGATTTTTCCAGTGGTTCTGCAGATGTTGAAATGGAGATTGCAGAAGAAGACCAGGAAGATGAGGATTTCTCTGATGGAGAGGATGACAGTGTATCCGGTGGTGATATCAGTGCGATGGCGAATCAGATCGTGGCACATGCAGAAGTCCGTGCACAGGAGTACCAGGAGCTGAAAAAAGAAGCGAAGAAATATGCAGATGCGCAGGAAGTGGCAAGACGTGCGCAGGAGATGAAAGAGGAAACTACCCGTATTCGCGAAAAGGCGCTGAAAGAAGCTGCTAAGCGAAAAGAAGAGAAACGTGTGGCGAAGCGTCAGGAAGTTGCCGACTTTGCTGTACAGTTTGTTGGTAATCCGTATGTATGGGGAGGAACAAGCCTTACGAATGGTGCTGACTGTTCCGGCTTTGTTATGTCCGTATTTGCATCTTTTGGTTATGCGCTTCCACGAGTGGCAGCAGCTCAGTATGGTGCTTCTGTGAAAAAAGATCTGAGCCATATGGAAGTCGGGGATCTTGTTTTCTACGGAAACGGAATTTCTCATGTGGCTTTATATATCGGAAATGGCAAAGTTGTTCATGCACTGAATTCCAATAAAGGAATTGTGATTACAGATTATAATTATGATACACCGGTAGGCGTTGGAACCTATATGGAATAA